From Staphylococcus delphini, one genomic window encodes:
- the truB gene encoding tRNA pseudouridine(55) synthase TruB encodes MYHGILPVYKERGLTSHDVVFKLRKILKTKKIGHTGTLDPEVDGVLPICIGQATKVSDYVMEMGKTYRAEVTLGFSTTTEDQTGDVLAREIVTADQFDAHQVDAVLHAFKGWTTQIPPMYSSVKVNGKKLYEYARNGETVERPARQIHISHIARISDLVFENDTARFSIEVTCGKGTYIRTLATDIGRALHVPAHMSLLTRTMSGGFSLNQALTLASIEQAHLDDTLQNQLLPLAYGLKGLPSFHVQNESDKIKIKNGQKFAQGYFNVPFEQQLVMIDSDNDDVLAIYEVHPSRQDEIKPKKVFN; translated from the coding sequence ATGTATCATGGTATTTTACCTGTCTATAAAGAACGAGGATTGACGAGCCACGATGTCGTTTTTAAATTGCGCAAAATTTTAAAGACGAAAAAAATAGGCCATACAGGGACATTAGATCCTGAAGTGGATGGCGTCCTTCCTATTTGTATCGGTCAAGCGACAAAAGTGAGCGATTATGTGATGGAAATGGGTAAAACGTATCGCGCTGAAGTGACGTTAGGTTTTTCAACGACGACAGAAGATCAAACGGGTGACGTCTTGGCGCGTGAAATCGTTACAGCTGACCAATTCGATGCCCATCAAGTCGATGCAGTGTTACACGCATTTAAAGGGTGGACAACGCAAATTCCACCAATGTATTCGTCTGTAAAAGTGAACGGTAAAAAATTGTATGAATACGCACGCAATGGTGAAACGGTGGAACGTCCGGCACGTCAAATTCATATTTCGCACATTGCACGGATTTCGGACTTAGTTTTTGAAAATGACACTGCACGTTTTTCAATAGAAGTGACTTGTGGCAAAGGGACGTATATACGCACACTCGCAACGGATATTGGCCGTGCACTTCATGTACCAGCGCATATGTCATTGCTCACGCGCACGATGAGTGGTGGCTTCAGTTTAAACCAGGCACTCACCTTAGCATCGATTGAACAAGCGCATCTTGATGACACACTCCAAAATCAATTATTACCACTTGCATACGGCTTGAAAGGACTTCCATCTTTCCATGTTCAAAATGAAAGTGATAAAATAAAGATAAAGAATGGACAAAAGTTTGCTCAAGGTTATTTTAATGTTCCATTTGAGCAGCAACTTGTCATGATTGATAGTGACAATGACGATGTATTAGCAATTTATGAAGTACATCCATCACGACAAGATGAAATTAAACCGAAAAAGGTATTTAATTAA
- the rbfA gene encoding 30S ribosome-binding factor RbfA, with protein MNMRAERVGEQMKKELMDIINNKLKDPRVGFLTITDVQPTNDLSLAKVYLTVLGSDKERENTFKGLEKAKGFIKSEIGQRMRLRIVPDLQFEYDESIEYGNRIERLIQDLNHND; from the coding sequence ATGAATATGCGTGCAGAACGTGTTGGCGAACAAATGAAAAAAGAATTAATGGATATTATTAATAACAAATTAAAAGATCCAAGAGTCGGTTTTCTAACGATTACAGATGTACAGCCAACTAACGATTTATCATTAGCAAAGGTTTATTTAACAGTACTTGGTAGTGATAAAGAACGCGAAAATACATTCAAAGGTCTTGAAAAGGCAAAAGGGTTCATTAAATCTGAAATTGGTCAGCGTATGCGACTTAGAATTGTCCCTGATTTGCAATTTGAATATGATGAATCGATTGAATATGGGAACCGTATCGAACGATTGATTCAAGATTTAAATCATAACGACTAA